AAGCTGCAAGAGCAGTACAACAAAGCAAGCTTGAAGTGATCCCTACTGGATACTTACTCATAGAAGGCGGATCTGTAACTGCTGTGCAACGAGTGAGCCAGACCAGCCCAATGTCGCAAGGTGATGTAGAACGCATAGTAGACACGGCACTTGCAGGACAATATTTAGGTAAAAAATGTATCTATCTAGAAGCAGGAAGCGGCGCAAAAACAGCGGTGCAACCTTCAATTATTAAAGAAGTTTGCAATGCGCTCACCATCCCAGTAATCGTGGGCGGAGGTATTAGAAATTCTACTCAAATGGATCTAGCCTACGAAGCTGGTGCAACAATGGTCGTTATAGGCACAGCTTTTGAAGACAACTCGTGGAATGACCTCTAATTAATATTATATCACCCTCATGAAATACATCATTTATCTAATAACGATTCTCATCACAACACAACTACTAAGTCAAACGACTTATGTAGTTGATGCAGTGTCAAAAACACCAGTATCCTTTGCTACTATTTCTTTTGGTGATGGAAGAGGAACGTTTGCAGGCGACGTTGGTGAGTTTACTTTTATTAGCTCAAAATATAAGGATATAGACAGTCTGTACATTTCGGCTATAGGTTTTAAAGAACAGGCCTTTGCTGCCGCTAGCTTACCCAAAAAGATTTTTTTAGCTCCAGAGGCTAGCTTACTTTCTGAAGTTATCGTTACCGCAGAAAAGAAAGGCAAATACAAAAAGAAGAAACACAAGGAGACTACACACACTAATTATTATAACTGCTGGCTCCCTACCGTAGAAAGTGAGGTTGCTGTTCTTTTTAATCGTGAGGATGGAAAATCTTCAAAAATTGCCCAACTGTGGATTCCTATAAACTCAGAAAAGGAATATCGCAAAAAAGGTAACATGAAATTTTCTACCTTGTTCCGCATTCAGTTTTATAAGAATGAGAATGGACTGCCTGGGACACCTGTAATTCATAGGGATATTGTTTTTCGCGTAAGCGAGCAAGATGATGAGATGTACGAGCTCGATATAGATAAATATCAAATCTTTATTCCTAGAGACGGGATTTTTGCCTCCTTGCAAGTACTAGGGTATGCAGATAAAGAAGGAAAGCTTATACAGACTAAAAAATATAATGAAATTGAAACTCCTAGAGGAATTCAAAAAGTATCTGTTACTTTTAGACCTCTATTACCGTTTACAAGTGAATTGCCATCACAAAAAACGTATGTGAGAAGAGTCTTTTTTAATGATAAAAAATGGCAGGTCTTTGACCGTACTTACAATGAGCATTCAGCGCTTGTAAAAACTGGAAATGTAAATTATGGAATGGGTGCATTACTACACATTTATCAAGAATAACAACTATGCAAATCTCTGTAGATCTTACTTTTAGTCCGCTACAAAATGATTATGAAATGTATATCATTTCTATTATAAAGCGACTACGTGATTCTGGTCTTACCATTGTAGAAAATCCTCTTGCCACTCAAGTATATGGGGACTATGACAAGGTGATGACTACACTTACTAAAGAAATGAAGCGCAGCTTTGAGGAAATAGGCATCGGTCTATTTTATATTAAAATTGTAAAAACAGATCGCTCTGATTATGTCGCAGATTTTTGATTTCCTTTTTGGGCAGTATGCCACATACGACACCTTAGACATTGTCTTAGAACTTATAGCTGCGGTATTTACAATCGCATCTGTAGTCTACTCAAAACAAAATAACGTTCTCGTTTTTCCAACTGGGATGATTTGCACAGCAATCTTTGTGTATCTACTTCTCAAATGGGGACTACTGGGAGACATGATGATTAATGGATATTACTTCGTTATGAGTGTTTATGGATGGTATGTCTGGACAAAAAAAGTAGATGGCATTGCGGTCACTCCTATTACGAGAACTACTAGAAAAGAGCACCTACTATCTGCTATCATTTTTATAACATCTGCGATTTTTGTGTACATCGTGTATATCATTTTCGATAAAATTGAACACTGGACATCTTATGTAGATATGATCACCACGGGAATATTTTTTGTAGGCATGTGGCTCATGGCTAAACGTAAAATTGAGAATTGGATTTACTGGATTATAGGTGATATCATCACAGTACCTCTTTATTTTTATAAAGGACTCACTTTCAGTAGTATTTTATATTTTGCACTCACTATCATTGCCATTTTTGGATATTTAGCATGGAAAAAGAACTTAGACAAGTCAGTAGTAATTGCATAAGAATTTGCCTTATTGGACCAGAAAGTAGTGGGAAAAGTACGCTTTCTCGAAAGCTAGCTCAGCATTACAACGCACCCTTAGTGCTAGAATATGCAAGAGAATATCTTCAAAATTTATGGGACAAAGAGCAAAAGATATGTAGACCTATGGATCTACTACCCATTGCCAAAGGCCAGATAAAACTAGAGAATGCTGCAGTGAGCAATGCTACAAACCTTGTTATTTGTGACACAGACTTACTCACCACAAAAATATATAGCGAAGCATACTATGATGGATGGTGTCCAGAATTGTTGGAAAAAATGGCGTTAGAAAATAAATATGATTTGTACCTTTTAACGTACATAGACACTCCTTGGGAGAAAGATGACTTAAGAGATCGCCCAGAAAGAAGAGAGGAAATGTTTAATTATTTTAAACATACCTTAGAGAAGTATAAAAAACCATTTATTCTTGTAAAAGGCACTGTGCCAGAAAGAATGGTAACTGCTACCAAATCTATAAATACACTTTTAGTTTGAATATCACAGATCAAGACATAGAGCACATCACAAATTTAGGTGTAACCAGAGAGCAAGTTGAAGAGCAATTCCAGATACTCAAGGAAGGAATTCCATTTGCAAACTTGCGAAGTGCGGCAACAAAAGGAAATGGTCTTATTGTGCTCAATCCAGAAGAAGAAAAACAACTAGTACAACATTACGAGGATAGTAAAAGTGCAATACATCCATTAAAATTCACTCCAGCATCTGGTGCTGCTACGAGGATGTTCAAATTTCTATTTGAATTTGTAGAAGACTACAATCCAAAAGAGGGAAGTATTAACGCATACATAAATAAGAAAGGTGTTCCAGAGTTAAGATTATTTTTTGTTGGCTTAGAGAGCTTCCCTTTCTACAAGAAAATAAGAGCACGCATTAAAGACAAGTATGGAAAAGATGGTGCAGACATCAATGAAAACAGATTGCGTTTTGTAAAAATAATGCTTGAAGAAAAGGAGCTTAATTTTGGAAAAAAACCTAAAGGATTATTCCCTTTTCACAGTTATAAGAAATATGTTGCAGCAGCTTTTGAAGAGCATCTTTTTGAAGGTGCTCTGTATGCAACAAAAGACACCGTTGCCCGACTTCACTTCACAGTTTCAAAAGAACATCAAAAGAGATTTTCAAAACGTTTTGATAAACGCAAAGACTATATAGAACGTAAGACAGGAATGACCTTTGACATATCTTATTCTTACCAAGACTCAGCTACAGATACAGTAGCCCTTACCGAAACTAATACACTTTTAAGAGATCAGGAAGGAAAACTCATATTTAGACCTGGAGGGCACGGAGCTTTAATAAACAACTTAAATAAGCAAGATGCAGATATTATATTCATTAAGAATATTGATAACGTCGTTGTAAATAAGTACAAGACTCAAGTTGCTTATTATAAAAAAATGCTTGCTGGAAAGTTACTTTCACTTCAAGCAACATCTTTTGAATATCTAAAGAAAATTGACAGTCAAAGTGACCTTTTAGACAGCGAGCGTATAGAGATTGCGGCCTTCTTAGAAAATGATCTATTCTTAAGGCTTCCTACAAACTATAAAAGTCTTGAAAACGCAGCACAAACAGATCTTTTGAGAAAATTACTAGATCGCCCTATACGCGTGTGTGGTATGGTAAAAAATGAAGGAGAACCAGGAGGCGGCCCTTTCTGGGTGATTGACGAAGATGGTACTGAGAGTTTGCAAATTATAGAAAGTGTGCAGATTAATCCCGATGACAAGGAGCAGCAGGAAATTCTTAAAAATGCTACACACTTTAATCCAGTAGATATCATTTGCGGTGTAAAAAATTACAAAGGAGAGAAGTATGATCTTCTCAAATATGTAGATTACAAAGCAGGATTTATCGCATCAAAAAGCTACCAAGGAAGGAAAATTAAAGCACTTGAACATCCAGGACTTTGGAATGGTGCAATGGCACATTGGAACACTATATTTATAGAAGTTCCGCTAGTTACTTTCAATCCTGTAAAAACGGTTAATGATCTTCTTAAACCAGCTCACCAAGTAAAATAACACAATCATAGGTTAAATTTTGTTTAATCTTATTTATTAAAAGATAAACAATAAGTATCTTTATTTCAAAATAGAAATATGGATACCGCACTGGTATGGTTTAGAAATAATCTACGCGTACAGGATAATAGCTCACTGACACACGCAATTGCTTCAGGCAAGCGTATTATTGGGCTATATTGTTTTGACCCTAAACAATTTCAAATTGGCGATTTTGGGTTTAAAAAAACGGAGAAATATCGCGCTCAATTCTTGATTGAGACTGTTCAGAATCTCAAAAAGAATCTCAACAATCTCAACATCACTTTGATTGTAACTCACGAACATCCAGAAGTAGCTATACCAGAACTCATAGAGCAACACGACATCTCAGAAATCTACTCTCAAAAAGAGTGGACGCATGAAGAAAATGAAGTTACCCATGCGGTCGAAGAAAAAATTAATAACGTAAAACACCACTTATACTTTGATCAGTTTCTCTTTCATCCCGAAGATATTCCTTTCGATACTTTCGGAGACATTCCTCAAGTATTCACTCAATTCCGTAAAAAATGCGAGAAAGAAAGCAGTGTCCAGCCTTTACAAGAAAAAATCGAAGCGCTTCCTTCAGAAAATCTACTCGATGAAGAAAGCGACATACCTAACTTGCAAGAGCTAGGCTTAGATACTTTTACTAAAGACCATCGCTCTGCTTTCCCATGGAACGGTGGAGAAGACGAGGCTTGGAGCCGTCTAAATGATTACTTCTGGAATACAAAAAAACTACAGTACTACAAGAAAACACGCAACGGACTCGTAGGCGAAGATTATAGCTCAAAGTTGTCTGCATGGCTGGCAAACGGATCTATATCTGCACGCCAAATTTATTGGGAGGTAAAAAAGTTTGAAAAAGAAATTATTTCAAATCAAGATACATATTGGCTCATTTTTGAATTGATATGGAGAGATTATTTTAAATACGTTTCTCTCAAACACGGGAATGACTTGTTTAAAATAGGCGGGATTCTGAATAAAGAATACGACTGGAAGCGTAATGATAAAGCCCAGCGTGAATGGATTCATGGCAATACAACATATGACTTTGTAAATGCCAATATGATAGAACTCAAAGAAACAGGATGGATGTCTAACCGTGGTCGTCAAAATGTTGCGAGCTTTTGGGCCAAAGAGCAACAGCAAGACTGGCGCGTAGGCGCTGCTTACTTTGAAAGTATCCTCATAGATTATGACGTGCATAGCAACTGGGCAAACTGGATGTACAACGCAGGTGTAGGAAACGATCCTAGAGACAGAAAATTCAACATTAAAAGGCAGCAGGAAATGTATGATGGTAATGGCAAGTTTGTAAGACTATGGACTCAAAATGAATTATTCTAAATGAGCACTTTACGACTTATTCTGGGCGATCAGCTCAACCACAAGCACTCTTGGTATCAAGAGCAATCTGACGATATCATTTACTTCATGGCAGAAATGCGCCAAGAAACAGATTATGCTACACATCATATTCAAAAAGTTGTCGCCTTTTTTAAAGCAATGCGCGAGTTTTCTGACTGGCTTACATCTCAAGGACACCGCGTGATTTATTACACCCTTGATGCTCCTGAAAACACCCAAAGCCTCACTAACAACATTGAGCAACTTATCAAGGAAAATAATATATCACTATTTGAATACCAACTTCCAGATGAATATCGGCTAGATGAAATGTTATCACGCTTTCGCGAAAGCGTAACCATCGAAGTAAAGTCATATGACACAGAGCATTTTATGACTTCTCGAACGGATCTCACTTCGTTTTTTGAAGGTAAAAAGCTCTTCACCATGGAATATTTTTACCGCATGATGCGCAAGAAATATGACGTCATGATGATAAATGATAAAGATCCCGAAGGTGGTAAGTGGAATTTTGACCATAGTAACCGTAATAAGTGGAAAGGAGATACTTTAATCCCTATTGAAAAGACTTTTGACACAAATGTCTCCTCTATTGTAAAGCTCATTGAAAGTGCTGGAGTTAAAACTATAGGACGCATAGACGAAAAGAATTTTGCATGGCCTACCAATCGTAAAGAATCACTTGAAGTGCTTGACTATTTCTGTGAGCATTTACTAGTTCATTTTGGCGATTATCAAGATGCCATGGATCCAGATCAAGCCTACTTATATCATAGCAGATTAAGCTTTGCAATGAATAGTAAGATTCTAGATCCTCAAGAAGTTATTAAAACGGTTATAAACTACTGGAGAGCACATCAAGAAGAAATAAACATTAGTCAAGTAGAAGGTTTTGTTAGGCAGATTCTAGGATGGAGAGAGTACATGCGAGGGATGTATTGGAAAGAAATGCCAGCATTTGCGACGACTAATCATCTTGAGAATCATAATCCACTACCAGATTTTTACTGGACAGGAAAGACTAAGATGAATTGTTTAAAATGCAGTGTCAACAATAGCCTAGATAACGCTTATGCACACCATATACAGCGATTAATGATTACTGGTAACTACGCTCTTCTTACTATGTGTGATCCAGCACAAGTAGATGAGTGGTATCTCGGGATTTATATTGACGCTATAGAATGGGTTGAAATCACAAACACTCGCGGAATGTCACAATGGGCAGATGGTGGTAAAATTGCAACGAAACCCTATGTTTCTAGCGGAAGTTACATCAACAAGATGTCTAATTACTGTAAAGGATGTCACTATAAGGTGAGTAAAAAGACAGGCGAAGATGCATGTCCTTTCAACTCATTATATTGGAATTTCTTGAATGAAAAACAAGAATATTTTAAAGGAAACAATCGCATGAGTATGATGCTAAGTCTTTTAAATAAAATGGATAAGAAGACATTACAAGCACATCAAGAACGCGCAGAAGACATCATTAAAAATCCATCAAATTATTAAAAGAGAGGTAAACATAGTATGGTTTAAAAGGGACTTGCGCTTGCATGACCACCTACCCTTGTACAATGCTTTGCAAGAGGGTAAGCCGCTGCTTTTACTTTACATTTTAGAACCTTCACTAGAAGCAGATCCTCACTATAGTAACCGTCACTTTAACTTTATTAAAGAGTCATTGCAAGATTTACAGCGTGAATTACAAGCATTTAATTCTAAGATTTTGATTGTTCATGATGAAGTGGTTTCTGCATTCAAAGAACTCATTAAACATTATAAAATCCACACCGTTTTCTCACATCAAGAAACAGGCTTGCGTATAACTTATGATAGAGATCTTGTTCTAGAGGCATATGCAAATGATCTAAAAATAGTGTCACTAGAAAATAAGTTTGGATGGGTAGAATTTGCAAATAATGGAGTGCAACGCAAACTTAAAAATCGTGTAGGATGGAGCGAAGACTGGGAGTGGTTTATGAAACAACCGCAGATTCCTTTTCAGCCCAAAAACAATCAATTACTATCAATAGATGATATTAATGATCTAGAAGATAATTTTAAAAAAGTCTCTTTACAAACACCTGCATCTAGTCCTTTTCAAAAGGGAGGGACGACGACAGCGATGCGTTATCTGGCGTCATTTTTGCATGATAATCGATACCTCAATTATGCAAAACATATTTCAAAGCCTAGCTTAGCTCGAAAGAGCTGTTCTAGGTTATCACCTTACATCGCTTGGGGAAATGTGAGTATACGCCAAGTGTATCAGGAGGCAAAACATTTTCGCGAAAGCTGTAAAAACAAACGCGCCATAGATGGATTTACTTCACGATTGCGATGGCAAGCACATTTCGTCCAAAAGTTTGAAATGGAGGATTCTATGGAATTTGTAAGTGTAAACAAAGGATACCATAACCTCTCAAAAAGTGTGAATGTTGAGTTTCAAAAAGCTTGGAAACAAGGTAAAACGGGATATCCACTAGTAGACGCATGTATGCGATGTCTATGTGAGACCGGCTACCTCAATTTTAGAATGCGTGCTATGACGCTATCTTTTTTTACACATAACTTATGGCAACCTTGGCAAGATGCAACCTATCACCTAGCCCAGCAGTTTCTAGATTTTGAACCAGGTATTCACTACCCTCAAATACAAATGCAAGCGGGTGAAACAGGTATAAATATGCTGCGCATATACAACCCGGTTAAGAATAGTTACGAGCATGACGAAAATGGTGAGTTTATAAAAAAATGGATTCCAGAATTGGTAAACGTACCCGTCGCATACATCCATGAACCGTGGACGATGAGTGTTCTTGAACAGCAATTTTGTAATACAGTGATAGGTGAAGATTATCCTGCACCTATAATTGACATTAAGAAAACAGCAAAGTATGCAGGAGACATATTGTGGAAGCTTAAGGATGATAATATTGTAAAGCGAGATGCGTATCGTATCTTAAGACGACACACGCTCGCAAACAGAAATAATTTTGATTAAAAGACTATGAAAAAGCAAGAAATACCAGAATTTACAGAACGCGAACTAG
The genomic region above belongs to Dokdonia sp. Dokd-P16 and contains:
- a CDS encoding DASH family cryptochrome, which translates into the protein MDTALVWFRNNLRVQDNSSLTHAIASGKRIIGLYCFDPKQFQIGDFGFKKTEKYRAQFLIETVQNLKKNLNNLNITLIVTHEHPEVAIPELIEQHDISEIYSQKEWTHEENEVTHAVEEKINNVKHHLYFDQFLFHPEDIPFDTFGDIPQVFTQFRKKCEKESSVQPLQEKIEALPSENLLDEESDIPNLQELGLDTFTKDHRSAFPWNGGEDEAWSRLNDYFWNTKKLQYYKKTRNGLVGEDYSSKLSAWLANGSISARQIYWEVKKFEKEIISNQDTYWLIFELIWRDYFKYVSLKHGNDLFKIGGILNKEYDWKRNDKAQREWIHGNTTYDFVNANMIELKETGWMSNRGRQNVASFWAKEQQQDWRVGAAYFESILIDYDVHSNWANWMYNAGVGNDPRDRKFNIKRQQEMYDGNGKFVRLWTQNELF
- a CDS encoding AAA family ATPase, whose protein sequence is MEKELRQVSSNCIRICLIGPESSGKSTLSRKLAQHYNAPLVLEYAREYLQNLWDKEQKICRPMDLLPIAKGQIKLENAAVSNATNLVICDTDLLTTKIYSEAYYDGWCPELLEKMALENKYDLYLLTYIDTPWEKDDLRDRPERREEMFNYFKHTLEKYKKPFILVKGTVPERMVTATKSINTLLV
- a CDS encoding cryptochrome/photolyase family protein, whose translation is MSTLRLILGDQLNHKHSWYQEQSDDIIYFMAEMRQETDYATHHIQKVVAFFKAMREFSDWLTSQGHRVIYYTLDAPENTQSLTNNIEQLIKENNISLFEYQLPDEYRLDEMLSRFRESVTIEVKSYDTEHFMTSRTDLTSFFEGKKLFTMEYFYRMMRKKYDVMMINDKDPEGGKWNFDHSNRNKWKGDTLIPIEKTFDTNVSSIVKLIESAGVKTIGRIDEKNFAWPTNRKESLEVLDYFCEHLLVHFGDYQDAMDPDQAYLYHSRLSFAMNSKILDPQEVIKTVINYWRAHQEEINISQVEGFVRQILGWREYMRGMYWKEMPAFATTNHLENHNPLPDFYWTGKTKMNCLKCSVNNSLDNAYAHHIQRLMITGNYALLTMCDPAQVDEWYLGIYIDAIEWVEITNTRGMSQWADGGKIATKPYVSSGSYINKMSNYCKGCHYKVSKKTGEDACPFNSLYWNFLNEKQEYFKGNNRMSMMLSLLNKMDKKTLQAHQERAEDIIKNPSNY
- a CDS encoding cryptochrome/deoxyribodipyrimidine photo-lyase family protein, whose translation is MKNAQKTSLKIHQIIKREVNIVWFKRDLRLHDHLPLYNALQEGKPLLLLYILEPSLEADPHYSNRHFNFIKESLQDLQRELQAFNSKILIVHDEVVSAFKELIKHYKIHTVFSHQETGLRITYDRDLVLEAYANDLKIVSLENKFGWVEFANNGVQRKLKNRVGWSEDWEWFMKQPQIPFQPKNNQLLSIDDINDLEDNFKKVSLQTPASSPFQKGGTTTAMRYLASFLHDNRYLNYAKHISKPSLARKSCSRLSPYIAWGNVSIRQVYQEAKHFRESCKNKRAIDGFTSRLRWQAHFVQKFEMEDSMEFVSVNKGYHNLSKSVNVEFQKAWKQGKTGYPLVDACMRCLCETGYLNFRMRAMTLSFFTHNLWQPWQDATYHLAQQFLDFEPGIHYPQIQMQAGETGINMLRIYNPVKNSYEHDENGEFIKKWIPELVNVPVAYIHEPWTMSVLEQQFCNTVIGEDYPAPIIDIKKTAKYAGDILWKLKDDNIVKRDAYRILRRHTLANRNNFD
- a CDS encoding geranylgeranylglyceryl/heptaprenylglyceryl phosphate synthase, producing MTIYSQIKHKKEEGGKLLAILIDPDKFELDPAFAKAYLKKLPATTTHIFIGGSTDPARKTATVVRLLKAETSLPIILFPGNYNQVTPDADAILFLSLLSGDNAEFLIGQQTKAARAVQQSKLEVIPTGYLLIEGGSVTAVQRVSQTSPMSQGDVERIVDTALAGQYLGKKCIYLEAGSGAKTAVQPSIIKEVCNALTIPVIVGGGIRNSTQMDLAYEAGATMVVIGTAFEDNSWNDL
- a CDS encoding DUF4301 family protein is translated as MNITDQDIEHITNLGVTREQVEEQFQILKEGIPFANLRSAATKGNGLIVLNPEEEKQLVQHYEDSKSAIHPLKFTPASGAATRMFKFLFEFVEDYNPKEGSINAYINKKGVPELRLFFVGLESFPFYKKIRARIKDKYGKDGADINENRLRFVKIMLEEKELNFGKKPKGLFPFHSYKKYVAAAFEEHLFEGALYATKDTVARLHFTVSKEHQKRFSKRFDKRKDYIERKTGMTFDISYSYQDSATDTVALTETNTLLRDQEGKLIFRPGGHGALINNLNKQDADIIFIKNIDNVVVNKYKTQVAYYKKMLAGKLLSLQATSFEYLKKIDSQSDLLDSERIEIAAFLENDLFLRLPTNYKSLENAAQTDLLRKLLDRPIRVCGMVKNEGEPGGGPFWVIDEDGTESLQIIESVQINPDDKEQQEILKNATHFNPVDIICGVKNYKGEKYDLLKYVDYKAGFIASKSYQGRKIKALEHPGLWNGAMAHWNTIFIEVPLVTFNPVKTVNDLLKPAHQVK
- a CDS encoding 3-ketoacyl-ACP reductase — encoded protein: MKYIIYLITILITTQLLSQTTYVVDAVSKTPVSFATISFGDGRGTFAGDVGEFTFISSKYKDIDSLYISAIGFKEQAFAAASLPKKIFLAPEASLLSEVIVTAEKKGKYKKKKHKETTHTNYYNCWLPTVESEVAVLFNREDGKSSKIAQLWIPINSEKEYRKKGNMKFSTLFRIQFYKNENGLPGTPVIHRDIVFRVSEQDDEMYELDIDKYQIFIPRDGIFASLQVLGYADKEGKLIQTKKYNEIETPRGIQKVSVTFRPLLPFTSELPSQKTYVRRVFFNDKKWQVFDRTYNEHSALVKTGNVNYGMGALLHIYQE
- a CDS encoding thiamine-binding protein: MQISVDLTFSPLQNDYEMYIISIIKRLRDSGLTIVENPLATQVYGDYDKVMTTLTKEMKRSFEEIGIGLFYIKIVKTDRSDYVADF
- the pnuC gene encoding nicotinamide riboside transporter PnuC; translation: MSQIFDFLFGQYATYDTLDIVLELIAAVFTIASVVYSKQNNVLVFPTGMICTAIFVYLLLKWGLLGDMMINGYYFVMSVYGWYVWTKKVDGIAVTPITRTTRKEHLLSAIIFITSAIFVYIVYIIFDKIEHWTSYVDMITTGIFFVGMWLMAKRKIENWIYWIIGDIITVPLYFYKGLTFSSILYFALTIIAIFGYLAWKKNLDKSVVIA